The genomic DNA CGCAATTTTGTGCAGGTTAATACTTACTTTGTGAGTAATTTCTCTATACCAGTTCAAACCACACCTCAGAAGCTAGAGACTGTCTCCAGCAACTCAAATTGTATGACTTATTAGAAAGGACCACACACGTTAATGCACAAATCATTAACTTATTTTCACGTTAATGCACAAATCATTAACTTATtttcctaaattcaaaattgtcATCATTAATATGTCCAAGGGGCTTGTTGCATCATTAAAATATTGAAGGATATTTTCTTCTACGTTGctttagggcatctccaaccctactctattttagagtcaaatctctattatagagcaacatttgctccaaccctattttatattttactctaaaatagaaaaaatggtaggattgctctatatatagagcaactctattctcacctttattattttacactaactctattttagagttgaaaatagagtaatgcattggaggaaaacaatgctctatttttaagttattctattttttttctctaaaatagagatatacattcGAGATGATTCGAGATGGTCTTAAGacatttttgttggttttgcatGTATGGTTAAATATTAGGCTGCTTTGTATAGTTTACACATGATAAATGAAAATGAGCGTTTTTCTACAACAAACAAAGGAAatgatgagaaaataaaaaagaagaagaagatggtttaAATGTccaaaaaacacatataattgCATAAATACCACACAAATTATATGCATGATTTCATCttatcaattattaattttatttttccaagcCAAGTCGTCGTATGAACTCTTGAAATAACACTTCGTAAAGATATCTCTCACCCGGTGTTAAGCGaagtactctttttttttttttacctgaatGTGATATTTTGAGAAGATGTTGATTCAAATCGTGATATTCGTTGTTCTGGATGCCGatagttaaattaattaataatattatcatttatataaaaataaaatactaatttttttttttgatatttcagTGAGATATTTGTGACAGTCCCcatatgtttgttttggtgtaCAGCATTCAAAATTTACGGTATATCAACTATATAGATCAGTGCTTACAAGATAGTCACATTTTTGGtgatatatatcatatgtaCATACGTAGCTCACAAAACGTGCAAAAATCTCTATCAAtgcagaaaaagaaagctaGCAACTATCACCAAAAAAGCAAGAAGAGGGCAGAAAAAAATTCCATAATTAATCAAGTTCTTTAGTGAGCAGCAGCAATTGAAGATCTCTTCACGAACCTTCCTTTCATTCGAGGCCTTTTCTCTGCATTCAGTTTGCGTACCTCATACCTTATCTTCTTGGAGAACAACCTTGTCCTTCTTTTCTCTCGGTATCTTGAAACCCTGGCCTCTCTTCCTCCATCCCCAGCCTCTCCCATGTGTAACCCTAGGCCACGAAAGTGGTTGTAGTGGTGAGCTTGATCTGCTCCAGTTTCACCCTTAATATCCACAACACAAATTGTTAATTAGAGACAATGctttattttatatcaatattaatagtaataaaaattgaCCGATCCGTTGGTAATAAATGCGTGGTAGACATACCATGGAATCGGTTGGACAACAAACCATGTCGAGGTCTATTTCAGATGGCTCTTGAGCAGTCCATGGGATCCCTTGGCCTCCCCAAGTGGAAAGAACCGATTCGTAGTCCAATCTAAGCATAAgagccttctccttcttctcttccttaatGTTACCACTCATCTCATTCACTCCCATGTCCATAACATTCTTTATCAcgtcttctttttcatcttcttcttcttcttcttcttcttcttcttcttcttcttcttcttcttcttcttcttcttcgtatgtGCTCTTGGATGCGTATTCGTAGTCAAAGCTTATTTCAAATGGAGAAGTCTCATCAACTTTATTAAGATCACACACATCTCTGGTCGCGActccttcctcttcctcaaccTCTTCTTTTTTGATCTTCAACATCTGACCTAACCCTAGATCTTCCGTGGGATGAAAGTCTCGCTCTATCCCTCCACCAAGGAGAGTTTCCACGTCAGCTGTGAACTGAGCCAGTTCCATGTCAGTTGGGAATAAACCATTCAGACAACTTTCAGCGttatcctcgtcttcttcatcgCTGCTCTTGAAACACACGGGCATCATCGGAAACTCGATCTTTGTCTCGACGGATTCGTTAAAGCATTGCTCCTCAACCATCGGGTTCATCACCGGCACCTCAAAGATGAGCTGCCCTTCCACCTCATAGCTTTCCGTCTGATCCTCCGTGCTCATCTCCGGCACAAGATCATGAAAAACCATCGTGTGGCTCTTCTTTCCCCCGCGTGGGGTCCGAGCTTTACGAGTAAATCCCTGATGCCACGTAGCTTGATGAGGCGGTGAGGAAGAGGACGCATGGCGATGCTTTCCGGTGCTAGCCGTTTTCAAGCGGACCCTCTCGTGCCTACGAGCAAGAGGGTTCGCAGAGTGGACCGAACCGTCACACGTGTGGCAAAGGAAAGCATCGTCAGCTGCGCAATACCAACGTGCCCGCCTCTTCACGCAACTATCACATGCCCTCGCCGTCTTCCCACCGACCGCACTAGCCAAACTTTtcatcatataatacttatcaCCATCAACGAGAAGGAGTCACACTTTGAGCAAAAACAAGTTGCCAAGTCTCAGTTGCAAAAAAGAATGTTTTATCGAACTATGAGTTCTCTCTACAAAGGTTTCAGTTTTGGAGAAGTGGTTAGAAAAAGAGAGACTACGTTTTCTTTTTATGAGGCAGTGAGAGGCTAAGTTTAGAGACGTTGTAGGCTAGTACATGTCCCACACGATGTGagcttttttcttgtttatcatTGAGAGTgttattaaagtaaaaaaaaattgatgcaCTTTTTGGTCGCTTGTACCCCATGAGGGCCATGAAGAGGTCTTATCTCGATTCTGATTTGCCGAATTCTACAAGTTGATCCTCTTCTTAGTGTTTTAATTGGCCAGCTTCTTAATCAGATGGATATCTTTATGGTCCACCTTGTTGTTTTCGCTGGCCAAGTCACtcattgtttttggattttgttactTTTCGTTTTTGCTATAACTCGGGATTTTCCCATGGAAAAGTTAATAACAGTGTGGAGTTATTCTCGTGATTTTGGAGAAAGCGAGATCTTGGTGTACGTGGTGTTGATATATCTACATCTACAAACTACatgttcatcttctttctttatacAGCTTTCTATGTCCACATGAAGTTGTACTgaaatatgtataaagtatatataatcattGAAACTCCCAATTATTACAACTAATAATAGCTAGAgtccattaaaaataaatagcaAGCATAATaagagttaacaaaaaaaacggtTGATTATCTCTTTTTACCGTTTTAGTTACCGTTCATAATTAATCAGACATGTTGTACTAGTTTACTTATATCACCAATTAAACCCAAGATAAATGGAGAATTAGAGATACCTGAAAACTCTCGTTAAAAGATAAAATGGATAACTATGGTTTGTGTGGACCACATCAATATgcagaaaatttcaaaaacaaaggcATCAACTTTTTTCTTGAGAAGATAAGAGGCTCGATGGACAACATGTAACACTCTTGGCAATATTCGTGTACTTGGACAATGATGTTTATATTGTTTCCGGCATTTGTAGGAGCTAAGATTTCGGAGACTTGATTATTCATTTAAGTGGATAAGAGATCATTATAACCTTAAAACTTTTGTCCCATCTAAGAAATCATGCATCTTGACAGCACATTCATAGTATTAGAGCTGTGTTCAAAATCTTTAccctaaaaaatgaaaattaaagcAGAAAAAGGATTGCACACAGCCGTGCATGGTTCATTTTCAATGTGAGACGTTCGTCTATTTCCCACCATTACAGATGAGTAAAGAGTCAagaattaaacatttttttgtgcGTAACAATAGAGAATATATttctatacaaaataaataaataaaagaagcaCCTAGAACACTCTTACAtggtatatttgtattttattctaAGTTAATGGTTTCATTTTTAACGAACactcaattaaaattttatcgGGCTTGTAAATTAACTCCTAGTGAATGGAGTTGCCACCACTTCAATTACAACCTGATTTCTTCTcatgaaattaaattataagcTTGTTGAATCctaaatatatctatatgtttATTTACAGAAACTTCTTCAAATTAAAAACGATTcaactttttataaatttaaaatcatgtgTCTTGATTCTTTTAGAACATTATGATTACCACTCCATAgaaacattaaatatttgtatttttaatagtttatattttgatataatataattatagagaaattcctcaaaataccacaattcactattttcaaacatacacacttcattttttttccaaagtaaccacaaatgttttatgttttaaaaataaaatactataaacacaaaaaaattgatttttggttgggtagaaaattttttcttttaagtttggATTGACAAATTTAGATTTCGGATATAGTTTTTAGAGGGTAGGATTTAGTGTTTAGTATTTAGggattagtttttaatataaaaaaaataattcaattttgtggtatttatagaaaaaaatatattttagttgtattttttgaaaaataactaGAAGTAGTctttttttggaagaaaaactcaTTTTATGATGAGATAACTTGTCTGCCGCCATGTTCTTCTCTCAAGTGAGCATAGTGGAAGTTTCGACATCCAGAAACGGATATCATAGAGGAGAGTGCCTAATTTATTGTGATCCCCAACTGTATTGATTAGCTTTGTCAACTCCAGATTATCTCCTTCAAACCAAACATGACGCAATCCTTGAACCCATATCATTTGTAGAACGTGAAGGAAACCTAAGGCCTCTGCTTGTAATACAGAGTAAGATGGTTGCAGTTTCGCATATCATTAGTTTTGCTTCACCACCAGATTGGTTGACCAACTACTTGTATTATCcttttagaaattaataaaatcagatgttaagaaaaaaaaaaactcattttatgAGAATTgcccataattatattaaaaatagcaCCACCGTGGAGACTTATAATTAATGTGACGGTGCtcttgaaattttaaattcaaacttCTTTCTGACATGCTACAAGATTTATTTTCCactacatatatatcatatatacttCTTTGTATacgtttattatttttttcttcattttctatatctaaatttttagttttcttatatcaaattatatattcgtgttccttttccctttttttttcgtCTGACAAAGATGAGCAAAGAGGCCATATAATATGATTCGTTGGTTGGAAGGTCAACTCTCTGTCGAAGTAAGGCCATAAGCTGAAATTTCAGGCTCACTTATTGATATAGGCCCAAGTCATTTTGTGGCAGTgttggaaaatatattaatgtaatATTTTAGTGCTATAAATGATGATTATTCACCACTAACAACTTCATGCAACACTTAGACAACGATAGTTCTATATCTATATAGACGACGACTCAGACAATTCTACATGTACCacaaaaatccataaaaaaaagaaatacattcACAATCTTTATGATGGTGGACATTTTTGCTCTTGACACATGATCATAACAAACAGATCTAGTTTCACCACATTAAAAGTCTATGGTAAGTTTACTACCTTTTAGTCTGCTTAATTCACATTTAAAGGGAATAAAATATCAAACCTACAAAATCATGAGAGTTTCCAATCCAAAACTCATACATACATTGGTTCTCtgaacaaagcaaacaaaaagaaggaaaaaaaataaccaaagcCAAAAGAGAAGACATGATTAAACAAAGATAAGAGATACAGATGATTAACAACTTATTCACTAGATTTGTGGAAGTATTGTTGTAATGAAGTCTTCGTTGCCAAATGCATGAACAAAAGTTGTAGGGTCTTAAAATGCAACATACAAAAATTAGGTCATAATATTAGCATAAATTAGGTAAAACGTACTGGGCTAATCCAGTTTATGGCCAGGTCGGATctttaaattttggtttcaatttaGATTGGTGGTTCAGTTCACACTGATTTTTACCATAAGTGTTGATATTGAAACCAAATAAGATGGAATAAGCAAATATGGACTACGTACAGcgataaaaacaaagaaacttttTCTcggataaaaacaaataataaaacagagaaaatattcTTATTTGATACACCACAAGTTATTAATTACAGCACGAAAAACTAAAAAGAcgaaaaactaaaaagtaaaaaaaaaaaaaaataccccaAATGAAAAAGCAGAGATTTTCAGTATATGCAGAGCAATCAAATACAAACATTTATGCTttgctcttttttcttctcaatcccCTTCAAACAAAATCCCGAGACCATCTCAACCTTAACcgcaacacaaaatcaaacccCATTACTAAACCGTTCAGAGTTTGACAACTTCAGGGATAAAGACTGGGTAACGGTCGATACAATCGGACCATGGTCCGTCCTTAGGTGTCTTAATCGTACGGTTACACTTCCACACGGCAGAGTTACACTTAAAACCACTCCCAAACGCGATCTGCCAGACTCGATCGCCTCTCCTCATTCTCCCTTTAGACTCGATGTAGCTTAGCTCGTACCATAACGATGACGATGAAGTGTTACCAAAACGATGCAGTGTCATTCTTGAGGCCTCAACGTGTTCTCCTGATAGCTGTAGATTCTTCTGGAGCTCGTCGATCACCGCTCTACCTCCCGCGTGAATGCAGAAGTGTTCAAAGGCCAGTTTGAAATCCGGTATGTATGGTTTCAATTTCGGGTTGAAGATTTTACGTCCGATTAAGgacaagaggaagaggagttgtTCCGACGCTGGTAGGACCAATGGACCTGTTCAATCAGTTCATTTATCAAACTCGACCGTACCATAATGTTATAACCTAAGCCAAACCAAACTTTACTATAAAACCGAATAAATTTTCTACCGAACGTATAGAATTTAATGCAACCGACTCAAATAACCTAAACTTTCATAGAAACGAGACATTTACCAAGAAAGTATAAAGTTATTACAActtcttttattaaaaacaaaaattgatgtgtAGTAATGCCCCACCCGGTCCTTAATATAGTTTTCACcgtatatatatcattgttatGGTatgaaagtgaaagaaaatgATGTGTAGCTTTATTACCTATTGTGGTGATATTAGCCTTGAGGGCTTCACCGGCGATGGCCATGAGATCTTTGGACAAGTTGATCCCAACGTgtccttctttgtcttcctgTTCGTAAACGCAATAGAAAGACTTGTCGTCGGCACCACGGTGGGTACGGACGAGGTGGGAAAGCTTGTATTTGGCTCGCCACCGGTCAGACCGGCGGTTTGACATGAGTATGGCTGCCGCGCCCATGCGGAAGAGGCAATTTGGTAACAACATGGCTCTCTCGTTTCCCTGATAGTAATTAGGTGTTATGATCTCCGTGCTGACGATGATTGCATTCGAATTGGGATGAACTTGGAGCAAGTCGCGGGCTAGATCAACTGAGATCAAACCCGCGCTGCAACCCATCCCCGAGAGATTAACGCTTTTGATGTTGCTTCTAAGCTTATATTTGTTGATGACCATGGCGGAGAGAGATGGAgttggagagaagagagagcagTTGACGATGAGGATGTCGACGTCTTTAGGTTTTAGACCAGTTTTCTTGAAGAGATCGTCCATGGCCGTGAAGATAACCAACTGAGCCTCACTTCTAGCCGCGTCCATGGTTGGTGTTGGAGGAATATAGTGAATAGCCGGAGGGAGAGAAGTCTCTTCACCTAGGCCAGAACGTTCGAGGATTCTCATTTGGAACTCAACGCTCTTAGGCTTGTCCTTGAGGATCAAACGAGAGTGTTCCATGAAAGTTGCAAAAGGAACACGGCACGTGACAGGCGGCTTGTAACAAGAATAGTCAACGAGGTAGATGGTACGTGGCTTGGACATGAAGTAAACTGTGGAGATGAAGATGACAAAGAAGGAAGTGCATAGAACCTGAACTAGATCAAACTCGAGCGAATTCCAAACATTAAGGATCTCTTCAGGACCCATCCGAAGAAGCTCAACGGCTCCGATCGCCATGATCGGGATcaaaagaaaactcaagaaaTGATTGACCAAGTATTGGTAACCAAGTTTCACGTACTTGAGCTTCACCGAGCTAGTTAACTCTGGCATAGGTGCCTGAGGCATCTTCGGGAGAGTTTTAATGTATAATTGTATTATAGTTTTACAAAAtgtgattagggtttttgagtttaatgaaagaagagagagggaaGGTGAAGGATATAAAGGCGAACAGAGAAAGGGGTAGATGAGAGGAGTTAATGAAGAGACCAACGTCACCCAACGCTCTTGCTTTGCctatctatttaatttttttttgtcatattttattattatgagaAAATGTTGTTTTGTATACAATTCTCCTCGATTTCCAGTTGTAAGTAGACAAAAGCAAGTGATGGGAGCAAATGATAAGGACTGTTCccttttgatataaaaaaattttcatcaatcaaaattgttgttgtgagggaaataaatagaaaacaGCAAAGACGTGTCagcttttttggttttatggagATTAAAGCGTTTGGTAACTACTTTGATTTGATGATCACGTTCACGTTGCCCGGTAGGCGCAATATAGTACTGGTTACTATGGGTGGACATAAATACTTGGTACTTATCACTCGTACATGTTACTTTACACTTGGTTATGGGGAAAACAAAATTGGTCGTTATCAAAGCAGTAACATAATTTAGTTATgggtcacaactcacaagtatGTGCCAAATAACAAGATTAAAAATATAgcttcaatttattttatatttttttttgaaaaagtgaTTTTATAATTGGTAATGACATATGCACAAGTGATTTGCAAGTAGCAAAATAACCCACAAATAAACTAGTTTTATGAATTCGTTTATGTAAAGCAAGTACAGATAACTTTAGTGCCCTTCAGCAAAGCAAAGCGATTCAAATAGCAAATATACCTTAAAAAGCATATATTGCCTTGTGTCCACccctaaataatattttattcaaggCGTTAGCATATATTGCGTAACTCGGTCTAGTTCCATAAATGAAAGAATTAGCAATCCTATCTTACgcgtataatataaaatgtacGTTCATACCGAAAAAGACGAATTGACTGTACGTAAACTTACTTGTGAGTTTGGACCTATCACCCATGTACGTGGTAGGTAGCGTGAAAATCAGAGACATTATAGGATATGATGTCTTTGTGTAATcctataattttttgtttcacgGATACAAAATGTGAAAGTTAGTGAACCAACTTAAGCTACAAAAACATAactatttgaataaaaaatccATAATATCTATTAGTATTACTTTTCGTCTATacttgttttgcatcatttatgAAATGTTAAAAGATTTTGTACGTATGTTTCTACCCAACgaataaacaaaagatatcGTACGTATGTGAGTAATATACGACGAACGAAAAAAAGTGCATtgaattacattaaaaaaaaaagcaacataaACAGTTTTAACTTGTGAAAAGCATGAACAATTTTattgaaccaaaccaacaaTAAGTGtaaacaaggaaaagaaaatggtaTCAAAATACAAGAATTACACAATTAatcttttcaaaattaatatgaaattcATCTAGTTGGGGTCCAATAGTGTCATTTGAAAGAGGGAACACACGAGGGAAAATCAAACAGTAGTTACGATGTTTGACTTGGAAAGTGCAAGAAGACAAATCTTGAAGATCCATGAAAATTCGAAAAGCATGAGAAATAATCAAACAGTAGTTACTATGTTGGACTTGGAAACTAAAAGAAGACAAATCTTGAGATCTCATGATTTCACATATAGACACAATCCACCAAAACCTCAAATAAAGTCCAAAATATTTTCTGCCATGATTCTTTTTGCTAAACACTAGTTTTATTCTATCCTTGATTATGACTGTAAGATCGTACGTTATAtagaaaatgagattttttaaaaaattaacttttaaagCTAATTAGTAACCCAGCATAATAGAGTAAGAGGATATGTTTCTAAACTAAAAGCAAAAGGTGAAAAAACATGGTAGAATTTTTGCTGTTCCATAATGAAATCATTAATGCCAGCAAAATTTGATGAAGAAGTTTAGTTTGGAACCATTCATAATGTACATTTAATATGGATATAGTGTGTCACTACTCTATTAGCCACACCGTTTTCATATAGTCCATATTACCAGTTCTTCCATCATCTTCCGGAATAAATAAACATGTGTAGGCATACTTTCTATTCCCCAGATCCTGTTATGGAGTACCATGGATAGAGTTTGTCACTTTGACCTACTgatcatcatttttaaaaacaatatcaattatagttattttacataactttgtATGTCACTACATGTAAGATGATGcttaggtttgggttgatttgCTTTGTGAGCCGGTCTTCTTATCCCCGTAATATATATCTAACATagtcaaaataaaaaccctGTAAGTTTACAACAAGGTACATAATACAACGGCCCCTCCACAAAGACAATGTGATGTCATAAAATCAATACACGTATAACTCAGACCAACCAGCGGCCAACCACCTATTAAGAcgtttaacaaaaacaaataaatgtataATTATGTGTTTCTATTGTAGGAATTCGTTGCAACTCTCAactattttagaatttgtatttattgtataaaattttcttcattttgttgtAATGCCTCTCCGTATGCATATAATTTTCAAACTTCGCAATTCTCCTAAACACTTTTGACTTGTCAATTGCTGTTTTTTAGTTTGCTATCATACGACACAACCTATAAAGGAATTTACTTTAAATTCTGTGTTAAACCAATTATTTCACCCTGGcagaatttgtttgttttttgttttttctttggtcaagcaaaggattttatatcattctTCAAAGTTTATGGCAAACAAACTTAAAGCCGTTTTagccaaaacaaaatatgaccGATGACTGCTTAAAATGGTAGAGCCGCCGCACCGaaccttttcttcctttttatcaCCATTGTCATTTTCTTGTAAATCGTAGAggaggaatatatatatatatatagtactttcACCTACCGGGTTTGGTTATTCCAAtggattttcaaaatatttttatgttagtttTCGAGAATCCTCCGGCTCCTAAATCATACTTGTTATTTATAGTAAGAAAACCAAAGTTTAGGAgattgttttataattaaatttaatacatTAGATTTTTCCATTTATCATTGAGATTATGTTTTATACAATACTAGAATGTCGGCCCGTGCATTACCGCATGggaaagtgaaaacttgaaatgactaacattgttttttttttcacatttcgAGTGAAAACTTTATGGTAATTCTttaactgcataatataaaagtcataaataataactaagatgaatcaacaaaattagttaaataaaatatttattgtatatataaaaatgaaaaatcgattcagtgacaataagataataatgttaaagatatataaatctaggtttactgaatcatactcagataatcaattttgaaagaatttcacataaaacaattaaatcattattctatcaaaatttattaaaaaataagaaaaaaatcaggGAAAAAGAGTTCATAGCTGCAactgcaaccaaccaaattgactaaaaagataaatatataaaaaattagaaatcttaattaattatttaaattaatacttggaagagataATCAATAAGGGTTAGATGGAAAACGACATCAAACCaaagttagatgaatgaatcaataaataaaacaatccaatttttttaacaacgatgagtgaatcaatgttgattaataaattgaaagaaaataatactcagaatttttaaatttggaggtgttaaacaatactcaaagaacaaaaactcttttcaaggtccataaatatatatatatatatatatatatataaacaaagagctgtgaaacaaaaatatgcgaaaactaacaaatgtgaacattgaaagctgggagcacaacgaaaaaacacaattgttggatcaaaatattgcaacttctaagattattaacaaatctaaacagttagaggagataataaaaacaatctcatttgttatttttaaattgatctctaaaagtgagtttgctgcaa from Camelina sativa cultivar DH55 chromosome 7, Cs, whole genome shotgun sequence includes the following:
- the LOC104701482 gene encoding zinc finger protein CONSTANS-LIKE 6-like — encoded protein: MMKSLASAVGGKTARACDSCVKRRARWYCAADDAFLCHTCDGSVHSANPLARRHERVRLKTASTGKHRHASSSSPPHQATWHQGFTRKARTPRGGKKSHTMVFHDLVPEMSTEDQTESYEVEGQLIFEVPVMNPMVEEQCFNESVETKIEFPMMPVCFKSSDEEDEDNAESCLNGLFPTDMELAQFTADVETLLGGGIERDFHPTEDLGLGQMLKIKKEEVEEEEGVATRDVCDLNKVDETSPFEISFDYEYASKSTYEEEEEEEEEEEEEEEEEEEEDEKEDVIKNVMDMGVNEMSGNIKEEKKEKALMLRLDYESVLSTWGGQGIPWTAQEPSEIDLDMVCCPTDSMGETGADQAHHYNHFRGLGLHMGEAGDGGREARVSRYREKRRTRLFSKKIRYEVRKLNAEKRPRMKGRFVKRSSIAAAH
- the LOC104701483 gene encoding 3-ketoacyl-CoA synthase 6, with translation MPQAPMPELTSSVKLKYVKLGYQYLVNHFLSFLLIPIMAIGAVELLRMGPEEILNVWNSLEFDLVQVLCTSFFVIFISTVYFMSKPRTIYLVDYSCYKPPVTCRVPFATFMEHSRLILKDKPKSVEFQMRILERSGLGEETSLPPAIHYIPPTPTMDAARSEAQLVIFTAMDDLFKKTGLKPKDVDILIVNCSLFSPTPSLSAMVINKYKLRSNIKSVNLSGMGCSAGLISVDLARDLLQVHPNSNAIIVSTEIITPNYYQGNERAMLLPNCLFRMGAAAILMSNRRSDRWRAKYKLSHLVRTHRGADDKSFYCVYEQEDKEGHVGINLSKDLMAIAGEALKANITTIGPLVLPASEQLLFLLSLIGRKIFNPKLKPYIPDFKLAFEHFCIHAGGRAVIDELQKNLQLSGEHVEASRMTLHRFGNTSSSSLWYELSYIESKGRMRRGDRVWQIAFGSGFKCNSAVWKCNRTIKTPKDGPWSDCIDRYPVFIPEVVKL